A genomic segment from Glycine max cultivar Williams 82 chromosome 1, Glycine_max_v4.0, whole genome shotgun sequence encodes:
- the LOC100777692 gene encoding GDP-mannose 4,6 dehydratase 1: protein MENTEGSGSATNGVLAPPRKVALITGITGQDGSYLTEFLLDKGYEVHGLIRRSSNFNTQRIDHIYVDPHNAHKARMKLHYADLSDASSLRRWLDTILPDEVYNLAAQSHVAVSFEIPDYTADVVATGALRLLEAVRSHISASGRSHIRYYQAGSSEMFGATPPPQSETTPFHPRSPYAASKCAAHWYTVNYREAYSLFACNGILFNHESPRRGENFVTRKITRAVGRIKVGLQSKLFLGNLQASRDWGFAGDYVEAMWLMLQQDKPDDYVVATEESHTVEEFLEVAFGYVGLNWRDHVVIDKRYFRPAEVDNLKGDASKAKKVLGWKPKVGFEQLVKMMVDQDIEMAKKEKVLVDAGYIDAQQQP from the coding sequence ATGGAGAACACCGAGGGATCCGGATCTGCGACGAACGGGGTGCTGGCTCCGCCGCGCAAGGTGGCATTGATAACCGGAATTACCGGACAAGACGGTTCGTACCTGACGGAATTCCTCCTGGACAAGGGGTACGAGGTGCACGGCCTGATCCGCCGCTCGTCGAACTTCAACACGCAGCGCATCGACCACATATACGTGGATCCCCACAACGCCCACAAGGCCCGCATGAAGCTCCACTACGCCGATCTCTCCGACGCCTCCTCCCTCCGCCGCTGGCTCGACACCATCCTCCCCGACGAGGTCTACAACCTCGCCGCCCAGTCCCACGTCGCCGTCTCATTCGAGATCCCCGACTACACCGCCGACGTCGTCGCCACCGGCGCCCTCCGCCTCCTCGAGGCCGTCCGCTCCCACATCTCCGCCTCCGGCCGCTCCCACATCCGCTACTACCAAGCCGGCTCCTCCGAGATGTTCGGCGCCACCCCTCCGCCGCAATCGGAAACCACCCCCTTCCACCCCCGCTCCCCCTACGCCGCCTCCAAATGCGCCGCCCACTGGTACACCGTGAACTACCGCGAGGCCTACTCCCTCTTCGCCTGCAACGGCATCCTCTTCAACCACGAGTCCCCCCGCCGCGGCGAGAATTTCGTGACCCGCAAGATCACGCGGGCCGTGGGCCGCATCAAGGTCGGGCTCCAGAGCAAGCTCTTCTTGGGCAACCTGCAGGCCTCGCGAGACTGGGGCTTCGCTGGGGACTACGTGGAAGCCATGTGGCTGATGCTGCAGCAGGATAAGCCCGATGACTATGTTGTGGCCACCGAAGAGTCCCACACCGTCGAGGAGTTCTTGGAAGTCGCGTTCGGCTATGTGGGACTCAATTGGAGGGACCATGTCGTCATTGACAAGAGGTACTTTCGCCCCGCCGAGGTCGATAACCTCAAAGGGGACGCTTCCAAGGCCAAGAAGGTGCTTGGTTGGAAGCCCAAGGTTGGGTTTGAGCAGCTTGTCAAGATGATGGTTGACCAGGACATTGAGATGGCTAAGAAGGAGAAGGTTCTTGTTGATGCTGGCTACATTGATGCTCAGCAACAACCTTGA
- the LOC100778225 gene encoding uncharacterized protein isoform X2, with the protein MRVSAQRLIFELRFHTALPNMGASESTLSSGKTPDDKITTITERSEASDPILERLKYLKITPPILTSPPTEGTLTDILVRKPSSSSVSVNPKVILELFSIYHDWQEKKAQEISIRQEEIENKIEVADALAIKLLQRYNHSTSTMKTASQHLSGVHSLQVEIGELKGRLTEVISNCDALCKRIATEGPESLVSSIKPFAVTTANQETYSSSSSLRIVSKTNPPSAEE; encoded by the exons ATGAGAGTTTCGGCTCAGAGATTGATTTTTGAGCTACGATTTCACACCGCATTGCCAAACATGGGTGCTTCAGAGTCTACTCTCTCAAGCGGAAAG ACGCCAGATGACAAAATCACCACCATAACCGAGCGGTCGGAAGCCTCTGACCCTATCTTGGAGCGCCTTAAATATCTCAAAATT ACACCGCCCATATTGACCTCACCCCCAACAGAGGGGACTTTAACTGATATTTTAGTGAGGAAGCCTTCGTCGTCCTCAGTTTCAG TCAATCCGAAGGTTATACTGGAGCTCTTCTCAATATACCATGATTGGCAGGAGAAAAAGGCCCAAGAGATAAGCATAAGACAG GaggaaatagaaaacaaaatagaagTTGCAGATGCTCTAGCGATCAAACTTCTTCAGCGATATAATCATTCAACTTCTACAATGAAGACTGCCTCACAACATCTATCCGGAG TTCATTCATTGCAGGTGGAAATTGGAGAGCTCAAAGGAAGGTTGACTGAAGTTATCAGCAACTGTGATGCTTTGTGCAAGAGGATTGCAACAGAGGGTCCAGAATCTCTCGTGTCATCAATCAAACCTTTTGCAGTTACTACGGCTAATCAAGAAACCTACTCAAGTTCATCTAGTTTGCGGATAGTTTCAAAAACAAATCCACCTTCAGCAGAAGAATAG
- the LOC100778225 gene encoding uncharacterized protein isoform X1, producing the protein MRVSAQRLIFELRFHTALPNMGASESTLSSGKTPDDKITTITERSEASDPILERLKYLKITPPILTSPPTEGTLTDILVRKPSSSSVSATVNPKVILELFSIYHDWQEKKAQEISIRQEEIENKIEVADALAIKLLQRYNHSTSTMKTASQHLSGVHSLQVEIGELKGRLTEVISNCDALCKRIATEGPESLVSSIKPFAVTTANQETYSSSSSLRIVSKTNPPSAEE; encoded by the exons ATGAGAGTTTCGGCTCAGAGATTGATTTTTGAGCTACGATTTCACACCGCATTGCCAAACATGGGTGCTTCAGAGTCTACTCTCTCAAGCGGAAAG ACGCCAGATGACAAAATCACCACCATAACCGAGCGGTCGGAAGCCTCTGACCCTATCTTGGAGCGCCTTAAATATCTCAAAATT ACACCGCCCATATTGACCTCACCCCCAACAGAGGGGACTTTAACTGATATTTTAGTGAGGAAGCCTTCGTCGTCCTCAGTTTCAG CTACAGTCAATCCGAAGGTTATACTGGAGCTCTTCTCAATATACCATGATTGGCAGGAGAAAAAGGCCCAAGAGATAAGCATAAGACAG GaggaaatagaaaacaaaatagaagTTGCAGATGCTCTAGCGATCAAACTTCTTCAGCGATATAATCATTCAACTTCTACAATGAAGACTGCCTCACAACATCTATCCGGAG TTCATTCATTGCAGGTGGAAATTGGAGAGCTCAAAGGAAGGTTGACTGAAGTTATCAGCAACTGTGATGCTTTGTGCAAGAGGATTGCAACAGAGGGTCCAGAATCTCTCGTGTCATCAATCAAACCTTTTGCAGTTACTACGGCTAATCAAGAAACCTACTCAAGTTCATCTAGTTTGCGGATAGTTTCAAAAACAAATCCACCTTCAGCAGAAGAATAG
- the LOC100500169 gene encoding uncharacterized protein LOC100500169 (The RefSeq protein has 35 substitutions, 1 frameshift compared to this genomic sequence): MSAAAEEANAPAVEKPVEEVKAPNPAKEKKPKAPKEKKPKQAKTASHPPYFQMIKEALIALNEKGGSSPYAIAKYMEEKHKAVLPANFKKILGLQLKNQAARGKLVKIKASYKLTEAAKKENTAKVTKANAEKKESRPKRSKTATAAAPKKTEAVKRAAKKVGPKKTKKVSTPAKPKQPKSIRSPTKRARKAAVAAA; this comes from the exons ATGTCTGCCGCCGCCGAAGAAGCTAACGCTCCCGCCGTCGAAAAGCCGGTTGAGGAGGTGAAGGCGCCGAACCCCGCGAAGGAGAAGAAACCTAAGGCTCCGAAGGAAAAGAAGCCAAAACAGGCCAAAACAGCTTCACATCCTCCATATTTTCAGGTAATCTCATTCGCGTTAATTNNNNNNNNNNNNNNNNNNNNNNNNNNNNNNNNNNNNNNNN NNNNNNNNNNNNNNNNNNNNNNNNNNNNNNNNNNNNNNNNNNNNNNNNNNNNNNNNNNNCAACTAAAGAACCAAGCTGCGAGAGGGAAACTCGTGAAGATCAAGGCTTCGTACAAGTTAACCGAAGCCGCGAAGAAGGAGAACACCGCCAAAGTGACGAAGGCCAACGctgagaaaaaggaatcgcgtCCAAAACGAAGCAAAACCGCAACCGCCGCTGCTCCGAAGAAAACCGAGGCGGTTAAAAGGGCAGCGAAGAAGGTAGGGCCGAAGAAGACGAAGAAAGTGTCGACGCCTGCGAAGCCCAAGCAGCCCAAGTCCATTAGGTCTCCAACCAAGAGGGCCCGGAAAGCAGCCGTTGCTGCGGCTTGA